TGCAAGTAATTTGGCATCGAATGTCCTTTTCGCGTGGGATGTCCGCGATGAGCCGGTGCAGGCCGAACGGCCGTCGAACGCACCAGCAACCGGGTGGCTGCTGGTGCCTTTGGCGGATCAGCGCGTGATGGTCTGCTGGCGCTTGGCGAGCGCCTCGCTGAATCGCTGCTTGACCGGGCCGAGCGCCTTGACGAATTCGAGCTGCTCGCCCTCCGGTCCCTTGCAATAGATCAGCTCCCAGCCGTTCGACGGCTCCTCGGTCACCCGGTTGGTGTTGGCGCTGCGCGGCGCGGCCTTGCGCTCGGCCTCGGTCCGCACCCGCACGGTGCGGTTGGCCCTGACCTGCGTCATGCCGCGCTTGGCGGATTCTGCCTCGAGGTCGGCGATGAACTTGTTGAAGTCGACCTCGTCACGCACGTAGAAGCAGATGTGCATCATGCGCGGGAAGGCGGGGCTCATGTGCTGCACCGGCTCGGCGAAGCTGACGGCGCTGCCCATCGGCTGGTCGGACTCGCGATACTGCAACAGTTCCAGCACCATGTTGTCGAACTGGATGAAACGGACGTCGAGCCGCTGGGCGCCGCTGCGCAGGTCCGGAACGCCGATCGTCCGCGGATTGACGCTACGGCTGTTCGCCTCGATCTCCTGATCGGCGAGCAGGGTGTTCTGCACGCCGTCGCCCTGGAAATCGCCGTGGCGAAAGACCTCCGTGCCGCCGAGAACCTGGGTGTAGAACTCGTAGGCGCGCTCCATGTTCTGGACCGTCAGGCCGAAATGCTGCACGCCCTGCAGCCGCGCGCCCAGCGGAGCATCGTCCCGCGCACCGTCTGACGCGCCGGCGCCTTGAGCGGCGGTGGTGCTGACCGCAGCAACACTGCTCGCTGCAAGTCCGGTGATCACAGCAGCGCTGGCGGCACGAAGCATGGTCCGGCGTTCAATGTCGGCGGCATCGTTCAAATCGTTGGTCATCTGCAATCTCCTGGCTGTCAACGGGCTGTGTTGCGGCCGTGTGGGCGAGAGTGGGGGGCCGGCCGCAGATCAATGCCCCCAACTCGGAAGCTGGTTAGTTCGTCTCCGGGAGCGGAGCATCCGGATGGATGAGGCAGGCGGCGCGCAGCTCGCTCCAGAACTCGGTAGGAATGACTTCCGCGAGCGCGGCATGATCGGCCGCGATACGGTCGGGGCGGCTTGCTCCGGGAATGACAGCCGCAACGGCGGGATTAGCGAGCGCGAACTGCAGGCCGGCCGCCTTCATGCTGATGCGATGGCGATCGGCGATGGCCTTGATCCGTGCCACCTTCTCGATGATCTCAGCTGGAGCCGGCGCGTATTCGAAGTTCGGACCGCCAACGAGCGCCCCGGAACTATAGGGGCCGCCGACGATGAGTCCGAGCTCGTGCTCGGCCACCATCGGCATCAGCCGCTGCAACGCCTGGGTATGGTCGAGCAGCGTGTAGCGGCCCGCCAGCAGGCAGCCATTGGGGCGGGGCGCATCGAGGGCGAGCAGCAGTTCGATCGGCTCGACCCGGTTGACGCCGAGCCCCCATGCCCTGATCACGCCCTCGTCGCGCAGCCGGTCGAGCGCCTTGAACGCCCCTTTGCGCGCGGTATCGAACACGCCGAGCCAATCGTCGCCGTAGAAGTCCTGCGCGACGTCGTGAACGAAGACGATATCGATACGGTCGAGGCGCAGCCGCTTCAGGCTGTCCTCGATCGAGCGCAGCGTTGCGTCGGCCGAGTAGTCGTTGACGATCCTGTTCGGACGTCCATGCTTGAACACGCCGCCCTTCTCGCCGAGGTCACGCGCGTTCACGTCCTCGATCTCGTCGAGGATCAGACGGCCCACCTTGGTGCTGATGACATAGTCGGCCCGCGGTCGCCCAGCGAGCGCCGTGCCGAGGCGCAACTCGGCGAGGCCAGCGCCGTAGAACGGCGCGGTGTCGAAATAGCGGATGCCGCTGTCCCATGCGGCGCTCACCGTGGCCAGCGCTTCGTCTTCGGGAATGTCGCGGAACATGTTGCCGAGCGGTGCGGCGCCGAAGCCCAGTTTGCCGGGCAGGATGGTCTTGAGTGACATGCTCTCGTCTCCTTAGATTCCGGGCGACGCCGGCATGCGGCAAGGGGATTGACTGAGACGCACGATGACCTCCGATCGCGATTGTGGACGTGGCTGATTGGCTCAGCCTTCACTACGGCGGATTGGCGCGGACATATTTTCGGATTCTGCGCGATGACGGACCGATCTTGCTGATTGCAGCGCAGTTTCAACAATCGTCCGAGAAGAATGGGGTCGTCAGGAAGCCTTTGTGCTTATTGCGATTTACCTCTTTTAACCGCGCGCCCGCTGGACTTTGCCGGCGCTGTCGCGAACAAGTGGCAAGTCAATGCAGACGACCGGCAGCGTTAGTCGGGATACCTCAGACCGAGCGGAGGCCACGATGCCGCTCCCTACGCATGGGGATGAGAAATATCGGAACAGTGAGAAGCTCGCGGAAGCCAAGGATTGGCAACACCTCGGCATCGAGCATCGCAAGTTCGAGGCCGGTCGTCAGGAGACGCCCGTTCCGATCTGCAACGAACTCGTGCTGCTGCTTGCAGGTGGAGGCATCGTCTCGCGCACCGGCAATGGCGAAGCACAGACGAGTCTCGCCCGGCCGGGCATGACCTATCTCGTTCCGGTCGGCACGCAGGAGAGCCGTCTCGAGTTGTCGGACCGGATGGAGTGCCTGCATCTCTATCTTCCTCCAGCCCTCATTGATCACAGTGCGCTTGCCGATTTCGATGTCGATCCGGACAAGGTCGAGATCGTCTATGCCGACGGCCTCGCGGACCAAGTGATCTTCCAGATCTGCTCGCCGCTGCGCGATTTGTTGTATCGGCCGCGCCAGCCGACCGACGCGCTGTTTGTCGAGGGCATCCAGACTGCGCTTGCGGCCCATCTCATCGGCTGTTACACGATCGATCGCTGGCGGCCGCCCGAGAGATCGCCTTCGCTCGATCCGCGACGGCTGCAACGTGTGATCGACTTCATCGAAGCTTCGCTTGGCACCGATATCCGGCTCGACGAGCTTGCCGCGCAGGCCTGTCTCAGCCCGTTCCATTTCTCGCGCCTGTTTCGCGAGGCGACCGGCCTATCGCCGCATCGCTACGTCACCGATCGCCGAGTCCAGGCGGCGCGGCATGAGCTGGCGCACAACGACGCACCGCTGGTCCAGATCGCGCTCGACTTCGGCTTCGGATCGCAAGCCAATTTCACGCGCGTCTTTCGCAAGGCCACCGGCTTGACGCCCGGACAATATCGCGAGTTGTGCTGCGGCTCCTCGCTAGCGAAGTCGGGTCGTCGCGCACTCGATCGGCGCACAGATTGTCCATAATACCGCAGGATTTGCCAATACCGTCGCGTCCCCATGCGGCAGACTACATGCGTCAGCTTCGCCGAACTAACTGCCGGCCGCATCCCAATGCGGCTGCTTCTGTAACCGTCGGCTTCAGATCGCAAGTGCGGCAGGCATCTGAGAGGAGGAGTCATCGACATGATCGAGTTCACGGTCAATGGAACTAAGCGTCAGGTCGACGTCACTCCCGACATGCCTTTGCTTTGGGTGCTCAGGGATGAGCTTGGGATCACAAGTGCCAAATATGGCTGCGGCGTCGCGCAGTGCGGCGCGTGTACGGTTCACATCGACGGCTTGGCGGTCCGCTCCTGTCAGTCGCGGATCGGCGATCTCGCCGGCAAGTCGGTCGTCACGCTCGACGGCGTCGACGGACGCGATCAGCATCCGGTCGTGCAGGCCTGGATCGAGCATCAGGTGCCGCAATGCGGCTACTGCCAGACCGGGCAGATCATGCAGGCGATTTCGCTGCTGGACCTGATCCCTAAGCCGACCGACGAACAGATCGACCAGGTCATGTCCGGCAATCTTTGCCGCTGCGGCACCTATCCTCGTATTCGCGCCGCGATTCACGCGGCGGCCGCAAAGAAGATGGCGGAGAAGTAACATGGATATCGCGCAAGGTCTTTCCCGTCGGTCCTTCCTCATCGGGTCCGCGGCGCTGGCCGGCGGTGTTGCATTCGGCGGCTACGGCGCGGCCGTGCAGGCGGCTGAATCGGCCAGCGACAATCCGCTGGCCGCGGGCCTTGCGCCCGATGCGGTGACCTTCAACC
This region of Bradyrhizobium sp. SZCCHNS1050 genomic DNA includes:
- a CDS encoding AraC family transcriptional regulator, which codes for MPLPTHGDEKYRNSEKLAEAKDWQHLGIEHRKFEAGRQETPVPICNELVLLLAGGGIVSRTGNGEAQTSLARPGMTYLVPVGTQESRLELSDRMECLHLYLPPALIDHSALADFDVDPDKVEIVYADGLADQVIFQICSPLRDLLYRPRQPTDALFVEGIQTALAAHLIGCYTIDRWRPPERSPSLDPRRLQRVIDFIEASLGTDIRLDELAAQACLSPFHFSRLFREATGLSPHRYVTDRRVQAARHELAHNDAPLVQIALDFGFGSQANFTRVFRKATGLTPGQYRELCCGSSLAKSGRRALDRRTDCP
- a CDS encoding aldo/keto reductase codes for the protein MSLKTILPGKLGFGAAPLGNMFRDIPEDEALATVSAAWDSGIRYFDTAPFYGAGLAELRLGTALAGRPRADYVISTKVGRLILDEIEDVNARDLGEKGGVFKHGRPNRIVNDYSADATLRSIEDSLKRLRLDRIDIVFVHDVAQDFYGDDWLGVFDTARKGAFKALDRLRDEGVIRAWGLGVNRVEPIELLLALDAPRPNGCLLAGRYTLLDHTQALQRLMPMVAEHELGLIVGGPYSSGALVGGPNFEYAPAPAEIIEKVARIKAIADRHRISMKAAGLQFALANPAVAAVIPGASRPDRIAADHAALAEVIPTEFWSELRAACLIHPDAPLPETN
- a CDS encoding VOC family protein, with product MTNDLNDAADIERRTMLRAASAAVITGLAASSVAAVSTTAAQGAGASDGARDDAPLGARLQGVQHFGLTVQNMERAYEFYTQVLGGTEVFRHGDFQGDGVQNTLLADQEIEANSRSVNPRTIGVPDLRSGAQRLDVRFIQFDNMVLELLQYRESDQPMGSAVSFAEPVQHMSPAFPRMMHICFYVRDEVDFNKFIADLEAESAKRGMTQVRANRTVRVRTEAERKAAPRSANTNRVTEEPSNGWELIYCKGPEGEQLEFVKALGPVKQRFSEALAKRQQTITR
- a CDS encoding (2Fe-2S)-binding protein — translated: MIEFTVNGTKRQVDVTPDMPLLWVLRDELGITSAKYGCGVAQCGACTVHIDGLAVRSCQSRIGDLAGKSVVTLDGVDGRDQHPVVQAWIEHQVPQCGYCQTGQIMQAISLLDLIPKPTDEQIDQVMSGNLCRCGTYPRIRAAIHAAAAKKMAEK